From the genome of Phalacrocorax aristotelis chromosome 15, bGulAri2.1, whole genome shotgun sequence, one region includes:
- the TANGO2 gene encoding transport and Golgi organization protein 2 homolog, translated as MCILLFKFDPRPVSKNAYRLILAANRDEFYHRPSKSADFWDSSNEILSGLDMEEGKEGGTWLGISKKGKMAALTNYMQPKIDKNAKGRGALVTNFLTADLDSYSYLKKVSVEGHLYNGFNLLAADLNTTKGDVICYYGNKGEPEPVFLSPGIYGLSNSLLDTPWKKLQYGKQLFTEVVKRSQDLTKEDLVKELLTVMNNEEPQLPDPAIEDQGKDYIRPILNKYAAVCVRCPGYGTRTNTVILIDSEGRVTFTERNMINANVNQWKTSTYEFQLHT; from the exons ATGTGCATCCTTCTATTCAAATTTGACCCCCGACCAGTTTCAAAAAATGCATACAG GCTTATTCTAGCAGCTAATAGAGATGAGTTTTACCACAGACCATCCAAATCGGCGGATTTTTGGGACAGCAGCAATGAGATCCTTAGCG GTCTGGAtatggaggaaggaaaagaaggtggGACATGGCTGGGAATCAGTAAGAAAGGCAAGATGGCAGCCCTGACAAACTATATGCAGCCAAAGAttgataaaaatgcaaaaggaagag GTGCTCTTGTAACAAACTTCCTGACTGCAGATCTGGACAGCTACTCTTACTTGAAGAAAGTTTCAGTAGAAGGACATCTTTACAATGGATTTAATTTATTAGCAGCTGACTTGAA tacCACCAAAGGAGATGTAATTTGCTACTATGGAAACAAAGGAGAGCCAGAACCCGTTTTCCTAAGTCCTG GAATATATGGATTGAGTAATTCTTTGTTGGATACACCATGGAAGAAACTTCAATATGGGAAGCAGCTTTTCACAGAAGTGGTCAAGAGAAGTCAAGACCTTACCAAAGAAGACTTGGTGAAGGAGCTTCTTACAGTGATGAATAATGAAGAGCC tcaattACCAGACCCTGCGATTGAAGACCAAGGGAAGGATTATATACGCCCTATATTGAACAAGTATGCAGCTGTATGTGTTCGCTGCCCGGGCTATGGAACAAG GACTAACACGGTCATCCTCATTGATTCAGAAGGACGGGTTACTTTCACAGAGCGCAACATGATCAATGCAAATGTCAACCAGTGGAAAACAAGCACCTATGAATTTCAACTGCACACTTAA